Within the Buteo buteo chromosome 2, bButBut1.hap1.1, whole genome shotgun sequence genome, the region CTGTGCTAGAACACGCCGACGGCTTGTGCCACCGTCTTACCAACGTCTGCCCCACGTCCAAGCCCCAGACCCAAGGCCTCGCCAAGGATGCCTGGGAAATCCCCCGGGAATCGCTGCGGCTGGAGGTCAAGCTGGGACAGGGCTGCTTCGGAGAGGTGTGGATGGGTAAGGACCATTCCCACCCCGCTGTCCCCCCCGTGTCACCAcctgcctcctctccccagccatCTGCAGGTGCCCAGAGCctgcagtggggtgggggagcaggCGAGGGACACAGCCCCCTGCCCCGTAAATGTGTCCTGAGCAGCGTGTCCTGTGCCACAGGGACCTGGAACGGCACCACCCGGGTGGCGATCAAGACGCTGAAGCCTGGCACCATGTCCCCGGAGGCCTTCCTGCAGGAAGCCCAGGTCATGAAGAAGCTCCGGCACGAGAAGCTGGTTCAGCTCTACGCGGTGGTTTCGGAGGAGCCCATTTACATTGTCACTGAGTACATGAGCAAGGGTAAGCGTGAGAGGGATGCCAGGGGGCTGGCCAAGGGGCTCTGCTCCTCTGGATTGCTGTGACCATGGTCTTCCTCGCAGGGAGCCTCCTGGACTTCCTGAAGGGTGAGATGGGCAAGTACCTGCGGCTGCCCCAGCTCGTGGATATGGCGGCTCAGGTGGGTTTGTGTATCCCGGGGCCTCCCGTGTCCCCTTCTGAGGGCACTGGCTGCCCGAGCACCTTGCTGGGCTGTTGTGGCTGTCGCCTGTTGGGTGATGGGGTGCTCCGCAGCCTCACTTGGGTGGGTGCCACCATCCCCGCTGGGTGCGCTTTCCAGAGCTGGGTTGCGGTCAGAGACAGTCATTTTGCCCATTCCCATTGCTGCTGGCTCCCTCTGGCCAGCAAACCTGCGTCTGTGTGGGTTTTCTTGAGCAACCGGCTGTTCCCGCACGCTGGGTAGGatcctgctgcagagctgttccCCTCGGCAGTGCCAGGCACTCCCCGGGGACCCTCGTGTCACCCCGCCAGCCTCGGTGCCCCATGTGCTGGTCCCCACAGATCGCCTCCGGCATGGCCTACGTGGAGAGGATGAACTACGTCCACCGAGACCTCCGGGCGGCCAACATCCTCGTGGGAGAGAACCTGGTGTGCAAAGTGGCCGACTTTGGCTTGGCACGCCTCATCGAGGACAACGAGTACACCGCTCGGCAAGGTGCGTGCCCGGCACTTCCCAGGGCTGCCGGCACCGTGCCCAGGCAGGCGGCACCGGAGCACTGGCCGCTCGTCCCTGGTCCCCAGGGGTGTGCATTGCATCTGGAGCCGGCCTGTGGCCCTGGTTGCGTGGGGGTTCCGGAGGCACTCACAACCCCATGCACCCCCTGGGTAGCACGAGGCCGGGATCAGCCTCTCATCCTGCCTTTCCATCCAGGTGCAAAGTTCCCCATCAAGTGGACGGCCCCTGAAGCTGCTCTGTACGGCAGGTTTACCATCAAATCAGACGTCTGGTCCTTTGGCATCCTCTTGACCGAGCTGACCACCAAGGGCAGAGTGCCGTACCCAGGTGAGGGATGGCACCCGCCAGCAAAGCCCCGTCCCCACTGCAGTGCCACAACGCTGGCTGCCTGTGCCCAGCGCTTGCCCCTGGCACTCCATGGCCGCCAGAGCCATCTTTGCAGAGGAGCAAACCGATGCAAATTTTCTCCTGCAATTTGGGCAGGGAGGGTGGGCTCAGAGATAAGATACCCCTGCCCAGGTCGGATCCTGCCCTGCTGGGGTAGGGCGAGCAGAGCCCAGCCGGGATGCAGGGTCACAGCCACCCTGTCCTGCTTTAGTCACCGAGCAAGGTGACAGGCTGGCAGGGACAAGCGCTGTTGGGCCGGGGGGTCCCTCTCTCCCTGGGTCACGGGGGATGCTCGTAAGGCTCGTCCCAGCATAATGCCCTCGGTGTCCACTCCGGAAAAGGCATGgtgcaggatctggcccagCTCTAATCAACGCCATGTCTCCTCTGGCTGCACGCAGGGATGGTGAACCGGGAGGTGCTGGACCAGGTGGAGCGGGGGTACCGCATGCCCTGCCCGCCCGAGTGCCCCGAGTCCCTGCACGACCTCATGTGCCAGTGCTGGCGGAAGGACCCAGAGGAGCGACCCACCTTCGAGTACCTGCAGGCTTTCCTGGAGGACTACTTCACCTCGACAGAGCCCCAGTACCAGCCTGGCGAGAACCTATAGACCCGGAGCTCCTCCTGGCACCAGGGACACTGCCGTCCTCGCCGCGGGGCGCCGAGGGCTGGCCTCCCCACCAAGGGGCCGTTTTTTGTGGAGCAGCCCCGGAGTGGGACGGGGCATCGTCTCCGGATGCGGCCAGGGGAGGTGCTGGGTCCCCTCATCACTCATTAAGACTTCTGGCCCATGTTTAACGAAGTGGCGCCGTCCCGCTGGCGAGAGGAGCCTGCGGGC harbors:
- the SRC gene encoding proto-oncogene tyrosine-protein kinase Src isoform X2, which codes for MGSSKSKPKDPSQRRRSLEPTDNTHHGGYPASQTPSKAAAPDAHRTPSRSFGTMAAESKLFGGFNTSDTVTSPQRAGALAGGVTTFVALYDYESRTETDLSFKKGERLQIVNNTEGDWWLAHSLTTGQTGYIPSNYVAPSDSIQAEEWYFGKITRRESERLLLNPENPRGTFLVRESETTKGAYCLSVSDFDNAKGLNVKHYKIRKLDSGGFYITSRTQFNSLQQLVAYYSKHADGLCHRLTNVCPTSKPQTQGLAKDAWEIPRESLRLEVKLGQGCFGEVWMGTWNGTTRVAIKTLKPGTMSPEAFLQEAQVMKKLRHEKLVQLYAVVSEEPIYIVTEYMSKGSLLDFLKGEMGKYLRLPQLVDMAAQIASGMAYVERMNYVHRDLRAANILVGENLVCKVADFGLARLIEDNEYTARQGAKFPIKWTAPEAALYGRFTIKSDVWSFGILLTELTTKGRVPYPGMVNREVLDQVERGYRMPCPPECPESLHDLMCQCWRKDPEERPTFEYLQAFLEDYFTSTEPQYQPGENL
- the SRC gene encoding proto-oncogene tyrosine-protein kinase Src isoform X1, coding for MGSSKSKPKDPSQRRRSLEPTDNTHHGGYPASQTPSKAAAPDAHRTPSRSFGTMAAESKLFGGFNTSDTVTSPQRAGALAGGVTTFVALYDYESRTETDLSFKKGERLQIVNNTRKVDVREGDWWLAHSLTTGQTGYIPSNYVAPSDSIQAEEWYFGKITRRESERLLLNPENPRGTFLVRESETTKGAYCLSVSDFDNAKGLNVKHYKIRKLDSGGFYITSRTQFNSLQQLVAYYSKHADGLCHRLTNVCPTSKPQTQGLAKDAWEIPRESLRLEVKLGQGCFGEVWMGTWNGTTRVAIKTLKPGTMSPEAFLQEAQVMKKLRHEKLVQLYAVVSEEPIYIVTEYMSKGSLLDFLKGEMGKYLRLPQLVDMAAQIASGMAYVERMNYVHRDLRAANILVGENLVCKVADFGLARLIEDNEYTARQGAKFPIKWTAPEAALYGRFTIKSDVWSFGILLTELTTKGRVPYPGMVNREVLDQVERGYRMPCPPECPESLHDLMCQCWRKDPEERPTFEYLQAFLEDYFTSTEPQYQPGENL